A region from the Benincasa hispida cultivar B227 chromosome 12, ASM972705v1, whole genome shotgun sequence genome encodes:
- the LOC120068472 gene encoding stress-induced protein KIN2-like has translation MTDNSQKMSYHIGEAKGQVQEKANNIMDKASDAAQLAKESMQEAGQQIKAKAQGVADVVKDATGMNK, from the exons atgacagACAATTCCCAGAAGATGAGCTACCACATTGGAGAAGCTAAAGGCCAAGTTCAG GAGAAAGCAAACAATATAATGGATAAGGCAAGTGATGCAGCTCAATTAGCTAAAGAATCAATGCAAGAGGCAGGACAACAAATAAAGGCCAAAGCACAAGGTGTAGCTGATGTTGTCAAAGATGCTACTGGAATGAACAAGTGA